In Heliomicrobium undosum, a single window of DNA contains:
- a CDS encoding HNH endonuclease — MSYNPFEVFSNSSRGTADVANKLVNMILSAVNKEYIKDSTVKDPIYIESVKKYFGPRCVYCERVFNENFESVREHVEAMNRFRAGLDVQGNVLLSCKECNEKKKEYDQMSLSEVPNAWEKLLKPFGNDCLDGCKHCEYWRSIYRGKSDDEIRFILEKRLEKIKNFRIQYLPLNFDKIRCGLVSILDEVYKECQSFAKQKEQEVLNQIRGV; from the coding sequence GCTAACAAATTGGTGAATATGATTTTATCAGCAGTAAATAAAGAATACATAAAGGATTCTACAGTAAAAGATCCTATCTATATTGAGTCTGTTAAAAAATATTTTGGTCCGAGATGTGTTTATTGCGAAAGGGTATTTAACGAAAATTTCGAGTCAGTTAGAGAACATGTAGAAGCTATGAATCGCTTTCGGGCGGGTTTGGATGTCCAAGGTAATGTCCTACTCTCATGTAAAGAGTGTAATGAGAAAAAGAAGGAATATGATCAAATGTCACTATCCGAAGTGCCTAACGCATGGGAAAAGTTATTAAAACCCTTTGGAAACGACTGTTTGGACGGCTGTAAACATTGCGAATATTGGAGAAGTATATATCGAGGAAAAAGTGATGATGAGATCCGTTTTATTCTTGAAAAAAGATTGGAGAAAATAAAAAATTTTAGAATCCAATATTTACCTCTAAATTTCGATAAAATAAGATGCGGTTTAGTTAGTATTCTCGATGAAGTATATAAAGAGTGTCAAAGTTTCGCTAAACAAAAGGAACAAGAAGTTCTAAATCAAATCCGAGGGGTGTGA